One Solanum pennellii chromosome 10, SPENNV200 genomic region harbors:
- the LOC107032628 gene encoding uncharacterized protein LOC107032628 yields the protein MAIDESGSTTTSAPSLIDSSNPLYLHPSDNPGAALVPIPFNGEGYGSWRRSILRALSAKNKLSFINGDCKKPGTNSDHIRHWERCDDMVTSWILNSLSKEISDSVEYVSNSMELWKELEDRYDQTNGAKLYQIQKDINDLTQGTLDITAYYTKMKRLWEELNNLCNKNQCVCVCSCGAKENVYKAEQDRXS from the coding sequence ATGGCGATCGATGAATCGGGTTCAACTACTACAAGTGCACCCAGCTTGATTGATTCAAGCAATCCGTTGTACTTACATCCTTCGGATAATCCTGGCGCGGCACTCGTTCCAATTCCTTTTAATGGAGAAGGATATGGATCATGGCGACGAAGTATACTCCGTGCCTTATCAGCGAAAAACAAGTTAAGCTTCATTAATGGAGATTGCAAGAAACCTGGAACCAATTCAGATCATATCCGGCATTGGGAACGTTGCGATGACATGGTTACATCGTGGATTCTCAATTCTCTGTCCAAGGAGATTTCTGATAGTGTAGAATATGTCAGTAACTCGATGGAACTTTGGAAGGAACTTGAAGATCGATATGATCAGACGAACGGGGCAAAACTGTATCAAATTCAGAAGGATATCAATGATCTAACTCAAGGTACTCTTGATATTACTGCATATTatacaaaaatgaaaagattatgGGAAGAACTTAACAATCTTTGCAACAAAAATCAATGTGTCTGTGTTTGTTCGTGTGGGGCAAAAGAAAATGTGTATAAGGCTGAGCAGGATCGTCNAAGCTGA
- the LOC107001689 gene encoding uncharacterized protein LOC107001689 → MCCCGDDCQCRPLGFLLGLPFAFVALLLSIVGVIIWIVGITLSCLCPCCICVTVLVEMALALIKAPFSVMKWFTEQIPC, encoded by the exons atgtgttgtTGTGGAGATGATTGTCAATGTAGACCTTTAGGTTTTCTATTAGGTCTTCCCTTTGCTTTTGTTGCTCTTCTTCTATCCATTGTTGGTGTTATCATATGGATTGTTGG aattACATTGAGTTGTTTATGTCCATGCTGTATTTGCGTAACAGTATTGGTAGAAATGGCTTTGGCATTAATTAAAGCACCCTTTTCGGTTATGAAGTGGTTTACTGAACAAATTccatgttaa